One Sphingomonas faeni genomic window, TTACCGTGAGCAAGGCCGTGCAGGGGCTTCTGGTGACGCCCTTCGAAACCAGGCAATTAATGCGCTCCGTCAACGACGCGCCGAGCTAGCGTCAGACTATCAACGCATGATGGTCCAATTCGAGCCGGGCTACGCGCCGGCGCGGGCGATCAAGGCACAGATTGATCAGCTAGATAAGAGCGTTTCGCGAGAGGAAGCGCGGGTTACGGGATCGGCGGAAGCCGCTTACCGCCAAGCATCTCGCCGTGAAGCTGAACTTAGCGCTCGTGTGGAGGCATTAAAGTCCAGTTTCTTAGATCTTCGTACGAGAAGCATCCGGTATAACATCTTCCAGCAGGAGGTGGACACCAACAGAGCTCTGTATGATGCGCTACTGCAACGATACAAAGAGATCGGCGTCGCAGGCGGTGTTGGGATCAACAATGTTATTGTTGTTGATCCGGCGGTTGTGCCCGACTCGCCATCAAGTCCACGGATATTCCTAAACCTTGCACTTGCTCTTCTTGTAGGTATCGGCTTGGGATCCATTCTCGCGTTTGCCTTGGAACAACTAGACGAAGCGATCACCGATCCGTCGGAGGTCGAGCGTTTGCTTGGCCTGCCATTGCTTGGTACTGTGCCAAAAATCGTCAATGCTGAGCCGCGCGAAGCGCTGCTTGATCGCAAGTCGGCGCTTGTCGAGGCTTATCTAGCAATTCAAACTAGCCTTGCTTTTGCCACTGAGCATGGTGTGCCACGTTCACTTGCGGTCACATCAACCCGGCCTGCCGAAGGCAAATCAACGACGGCGTTAGCATTAGCAACGATGTTGGCCCGGGCTGGACAGCGTGTCGTCCTGGTCGATGGCGATATGCGATCTCCGTCGGTACATATGCTCGCCGGCGTCGGGCATGAGATCGGCCTTAGTAATTATCTGACTGGGTATGACAATCTGAACAGTATTATATTTCCAGTCGATGACCTTGGTCTTTCGATCATTACGGCGGGGCCGTTGCCGCCTAACGCAGCGGAACTTTTGACTGGCAACCGCTTGTCGATCTTGGTCGAGCGCCTGCTCGAAAGTTTCGACAACGTTATCATTGACTCGCCGCCGGTAATGGGTCTGGCGGATGCGCCGTTGATCGCCAGTCGTGTAGAGGGCGTGATCTACGCTGTTGAGTCTCATCAAATCCGATCTAGTCAGGTAAAGGCCGCGATAGCGCGTTTGCGTGGCTCACATGCTAGAATATTTGGTAGCGTTCTGACAAAGTTCGAATCCAAGAAGGCGTCGTATGGGTATGGCTACGAGTATGGCTATTCATATGGCCGTGAAGATAAGTAACCGATAGTCTTGGTGGCGGATCAGATGGCAAACACTAAATCTAAGCGGAGTATTACGTCATACTCCGCTCGTCGAATGGGTCTTGCCGTCGTCGCCACAGCGCTTGGCTATTTTGCTTGCTCGCTAAGTCTTGCCGAGGTCACTAAGAAGACCGATCCCGATACCGCTCATCGTTTGGCGGCTTATAATGGTCGAGTGACGGCTGATTTAGCACTCAGCATTTTCCAGACGAAGCCGGACGGAAGTGTTGACTCGCCAGCGGCCCATCTTGCACGGCTTGCTCTGAGGCAAGATGCCACGGCAATATCTGCATTAACGGTACTGGGTACTCAGGCGCAGATGCGCGGAAATCTGGTCGAGGCCCGTCGGATCTTTAGGTATTCGGAGTCTTTGTCGCGTCGAAATATACAGACGCAGGTATGGGCTATTGAAGAAGCGGTAAAAGATGGCGACGAGAAAGGCGCGCTTCGACATTATGACGTCGCGTTACGCGTATCGCGTGACGCATCGAACTTGCTGTTTCCTGTGCTAACACGGGCCCTATCGGATCCGTCCATCCAAACTAATCTTATTCCCATTTTAGCAAAAAAGCCGGCATGGGGCCCAACATTTTTGGGGTATGCGCTGGGAAGGGCAGATCCCAAAAATACCTTGGCATTGTTCATCAAACTTCGGCAGGCCAAGGTTGCCATACAGCCGGATGCATCGGCGTCGTTAATTAATCGCCTGCTGCTTTATAATGAGCCGACGTTGGCGTGGAACTATTATACCTCGTTAAATATGGCGGCTCGTGTAGATCGCTCACGCGATCCTACTTTTAGGGCCAGTCCAGCGAGCACATCCCAGTTTGATTGGGTTGCGAACAACGATGATAGTGCCGCGGTGACAATTCATCGTAGCGGCCCGAACGGTGTAGTCGATTTTTCAATGCTGCCGGAACGCGACGGTGTACTTTTGTCCCAAGTTCAGGTGCTTCCACCCGGGGAG contains:
- a CDS encoding GumC family protein, which translates into the protein MNVANPSLEYRTRPSEDLLSGASNEDNIPPIRRYIRIALRWRYVMIGSVVGCLLLGLVVTLLMKPKYTASSTIEISRESERVTKFQGVDREASEADQEFYQTQYGLLKSRSLSERVAQQLRLVNDPKFFEMFGVSSDEDGAFAQAGGRYTVQGRTARLRIAGEVLRRNFAVTPAQLSRLVEIRFTSRSPDFSAKIANAYAENFIQTNLERKIQATSYGRDLLQRQLAQAKERLDESQRQLVRYASAQRIINLPGQPTAQGGTSERSLVADELQSLNAVLTQATADRIQAEALYREQGRAGASGDALRNQAINALRQRRAELASDYQRMMVQFEPGYAPARAIKAQIDQLDKSVSREEARVTGSAEAAYRQASRREAELSARVEALKSSFLDLRTRSIRYNIFQQEVDTNRALYDALLQRYKEIGVAGGVGINNVIVVDPAVVPDSPSSPRIFLNLALALLVGIGLGSILAFALEQLDEAITDPSEVERLLGLPLLGTVPKIVNAEPREALLDRKSALVEAYLAIQTSLAFATEHGVPRSLAVTSTRPAEGKSTTALALATMLARAGQRVVLVDGDMRSPSVHMLAGVGHEIGLSNYLTGYDNLNSIIFPVDDLGLSIITAGPLPPNAAELLTGNRLSILVERLLESFDNVIIDSPPVMGLADAPLIASRVEGVIYAVESHQIRSSQVKAAIARLRGSHARIFGSVLTKFESKKASYGYGYEYGYSYGREDK